Proteins encoded together in one Lathyrus oleraceus cultivar Zhongwan6 chromosome 5, CAAS_Psat_ZW6_1.0, whole genome shotgun sequence window:
- the LOC127078797 gene encoding uncharacterized protein LOC127078797 has product MATKTKDTNSIVKNKDKKSPSSSTPPPISTTKRLSRPSSSSSVESSTSQNPSEKQIPNYLKPTLSSQPRSQSFRVRNDNIINKPTLNRRRSFDRPPSLSKVPKQIQHSPSRLQHKPLSRSIIPSYKSVSDKTSSKNPKQGVTKKSNTKSVATKSSTKEETKEKNDVVENEPEPEPEPEVKQAITNEDNIGEVEKVESFQEHDQVENLVPELNQSRVQDIVPELNQSLEQAIVPEINQSPEQDIVPEINQSPVQDIVSAINQSQVQQDIIPEINQSPVQDIVSGINQSQVQQDIVSEINQSHVHDIVPEINQSQVQDIMHIPYDNENQGHDQNIVQIEYDNEKVKEVIPTAALEEEAKEDQAKYEHEENENTNTNQDECNINKSDEQKTNKSTKEEEVVEVKEKEEEDIKNEEELEKEEESSEVMEVKEENDEKVENEVEEVITKVDSPKEKEEESSVVQGKKESGEVSNSVIEETASKLLEERRNKVRALAGAFQTVIDHQTK; this is encoded by the coding sequence ATGGCAACAAAAACAAAAGACACTAATAGTATTGTGAAGAATAAGGACAAGAAATCTCCATCTTCTTCTACTCCCCCTCCAATCTCAACCACAAAAAGACTCTCAAGACCATCATCATCAAGCTCCGTAGAAAGTTCCACTTCACAAAATCCGTCAGAAAAACAAATCCCAAATTATCTCAAACCAACACTTAGTTCACAGCCAAGATCCCAATCCTTTAGAGTAAGAAATGACAATATTATAAACAAACCTACTCTAAATAGAAGAAGATCTTTTGATAGACCACCATCACTTTCAAAGGTGCCAAAACAAATTCAACATTCTCCTTCAAGACTACAACATAAACCACTTAGTAGAAGCATTATCCCTTCTTATAAATCTGTTTCAGATAAAACCTCGTCAAAGAATCCAAAACAAGGTGTTACCAAGAAGAGTAATACAAAGAGTGTTGCTACAAAGAGTAGTACTAAGgaagaaacaaaagaaaaaaacGATGTTGTTGAAAATGAACCGGAACCGGAACCAGAGCCCGAAGTTAAACAAGCTATAACAAATGAAGACAATATTGGAGAAGTAGAAAAAGTTGAGAGTTTTCAAGAACATGACCAGGTTGAAAATCTTGTACCTGAACTTAATCAATCTCGGGTACAAGATATTGTACCTGAACTTAATCAATCTCTGGAACAAGCTATTGTACCTGAGATTAATCAATCTCCGGAACAAGATATTGTACCTGAGATTAATCAATCTCCGGTACAAGACATTGTATCTGCGATTAATCAATCTCAAGTACAGCAAGATATTATACCTGAGATTAATCAATCTCCGGTACAAGACATTGTATCCGGGATTAATCAATCTCAAGTACAACAAGATATTGTATCTGAGATTAATCAGTCCCATGTACACGATATTGTACCTGAGATTAATCAGTCTCAGGTACAAGATATTATGCATATTCCTTATGATAATGAGAATCAAGGGCATGATCAAAATATTGTACAAATTGAATATGATAATGAGAAAGTGAAAGAGGTAATTCCTACGGCGGCGTTAGAAGAAGAAGCAAAGGAAGATCAAGCCAAATATGAACATGAAGAGAATGAGAATACAAATACAAACCAAGATGAATGCAACATTAATAAGAGCGATGAACAAAAAACAAACAAATCAACAAAGGAAGAAGAAGTTGTTGAGGTtaaagaaaaagaagaagaagatatAAAAAATGAGGAAGAGTTAGAAAAGGAAGAAGAATCAAGTGAAGTAATGGAAGTAAAAGAggaaaatgatgaaaaagtgGAGAACGAGGTTGAAGAGGTTATTACCAAAGTGGATTCACCAAAGGAAAAGGAAGAAGAAAGTAGTGTGGTGCAAGGGAAGAAAGAGTCAGGTGAAGTTTCCAATAGTGTGATTGAAGAAACTGCAAGCAAGTTATTAGAAGAGAGAAGAAATAAGGTGAGAGCATTGGCTGGTGCATTTCAAACTGTCATTGATCATCAAACCAAATGA